From the Anguilla anguilla isolate fAngAng1 chromosome 8, fAngAng1.pri, whole genome shotgun sequence genome, one window contains:
- the LOC118233446 gene encoding LOW QUALITY PROTEIN: junctional protein associated with coronary artery disease-like (The sequence of the model RefSeq protein was modified relative to this genomic sequence to represent the inferred CDS: deleted 1 base in 1 codon) — MYSVEDLLISHGYKLPRNAPPSSSSSSSCEAAQANGREAYAARGGGGRPPPAKSCPGPAGRAAGAGVCGDGNQGDTRQQRPGTLHSSSDSGFFNGTRELYSHQQREPEREERDMFYWRRRGHDFSLLLDYADGRELRAAAGGLGRAEGARRAQAAAPPQEERRADRQRWDESAWLRVRDAAQGQWRAVGASAAGDRKCQSLGTEEWRPALGLGRHLSDGEGKLWAQEQAYRAPAEGAVHPRTKGKSQSLPRVLSPENFQQAHTPASLLDGYPGHRLNGPTSHVPHAKHRYPPYHYHYHYHHNSNVAGSRDPWMESSSSSSSRISQHMALLPKPRFSRPLKPPSYEAHQQTRGSTEMLAGDQVPKSKDGEAASSSEGGGPMGRDSFAHDAAAGSGAVPPGYIPPPSYKRPFLYRGGQRGNCEALSLQFQVEEVKEQVPGSTELGRWYSRHVGSSWLEHQRDRSAPCREPTFPGRPEEEAEEGPLGPVQYLPFDDPRVRHISGGSCGNSLVELDEIRSVDKEVPSANVLGQSTHDSAFLPPQELILPDTDASETSLSERDGGNRQHSDLHKGSDDSAVSDVKGVECPSAFLVKPIWQNRNPDRGVPPETVTQVKKIEPGGAETEKSKSAKRKLTETIFCLVSIPIRTPSVADDAEPADREKPTDLAQGSDEDGSGHLQNQSLLSTSSTDLELQALTGGMKSNRGPKKHPVLGKEVHPLHPGHDLSSGSWPGDQYRDQETQTCSPEVPRAPPQGLADQQAQDQPRSASDTTTDSGVGTDCSNRYGYPMKGQKNLNQSSNSAFSRTSNFASGPLQKSTAQSPPPPPPPPQPQPSGNREEPDCLPAQKGQNQSRGKPPSAGSGPEAFGQFLLKPISRRPWDAIEELESFNKELQQQIIKGSSVDQCIEDLDEAYRDILELETVSNNIIETVQIPERQKADPDQVPPGEHLGRTDKARRALESWTATADPTYREVKSAFSRPAGKSVSFSFSKPPKREEAPPPPEIGFREYASVSSQITEKPAGGCRCGNAANTDAFAPKESWNEDEADRPEHAPVEAPWAARQPMQDASTLTSPPDYEDVCHALQLTREPTVGVSRGVTAKLGSAGASAVALPQTPSFKVVTFAALGTQQDGPPSLAEALRDAKKERNSLPRFRGERSLNVLLVRNQRDRFRGRGASRCIVGKDGDGAAAAASCSPSSSSSSSSSEDDYHNNDPDKRFDSRKQQTVAEKQREVLSTDEKSDGGAPAEDLSNLCEVKCAKGIPENESLEDRAARILGINVPAESLGKVEQKGGGEQLLEFEMGGTVERRHISLIGMTKFGSTERMPHVLWRRRHKEADIDINVALDPQDKETGGATGRGGGGSENHLGPASGFPEFPGERLRLSVALDRRGGRGRGRGPSRAIEALQDRLTAPSCRAAAERLARMREVDSVSRMRRLSARSSDSGDEPEDGGAAAAAAAAYGAPRSADR; from the coding sequence GTTTTTCAATGGAACCAGAGAGCTGTACTCCCACCAGCAGAGGGAGCCGGAGAGGGAGGAGCGAGACATGTTCTACTGGCGGCGGAGGGGCCACGACTTCAGCCTCTTGCTGGACTACGCCGACGGCCGAGAGCTGAGGGCTGcggcgggggggctgggcagGGCGGAGGGGGCGCGGAGAGCACAGGCGGCGGCCCCGCCCCAGGAGGAGCGCCGGGCGGACAGGCAGCGCTGGGACGAGAGCGCGTGGCTGCGGGTTCGGGACGCGGCGCAGGGGCAGTGGCGGGCGGTGGGGGCGTCGGCGGCgggagacaggaagtgccaGAGCCTGGGCACGGAGGAGTGGCGGCCGGCGCTGGGGCTGGGCAGGCACCTGTCTGACGGCGAGGGCAAGCTGTGGGCCCAGGAGCAGGCCTACCGAGCCCCTGCCGAGGGTGCCGTCCACCCCAGGACCAAAGGGAAGTCGCAGTCCCTTCCCAGGGTGCTGTCCCCGGAGAACTTCCAGCAGGCCCACACACCCGCCTCTCTCCTGGACGGGTACCCGGGCCATCGGCTCAACGGCCCCACCTCCCACGTACCTCACGCCAAACACCGCTACCCCCCttaccactaccactaccactaccaccacaACAGCAACGTGGCGGGCAGCAGGGACCCCTGGatggagagcagcagcagcagcagcagcaggataaGTCAACACATGGCACTTTTACCAAAGCCCAGGTTCAGCAGGCCCCTCAAGCCTCCCTCCTACGAGGCTCACCAGCAGACAAGGGGCAGCACCGAGATGCTTGCTGGAGATCAGGTACCCAAGTCGAAAGACGGGGAGGCGGCAAGTTCCTCCGAGGGAGGGGGGCCAATGGGGAGGGACTCCTTTGCACACGATGCCGCCGCAGGGTCCGGGGCGGTGCCTCCGGGTTACATACCTCCTCCGTCCTACAAAAGACCCTTCCTCTACAGGGGAGGACAGAGGGGCAACTGCGAAGCACTGAGTCTCCAGTTCCAGGTGGAAGAGGTCAAGGAGCAGGTGCCGGGGAGCACGGAATTAGGGAGGTGGTATTCCAGGCACGTGGGAAGCTCCTGGCTAGAACATCAGAGGGACaggagcgccccctgcagggaaCCAACATTCCCCGGTCGCCCGGAAGAGGAGGCCGAAGAGGGACCCTTGGGACCCGTTCAGTACCTGCCCTTCGACGACCCGCGCGTGAGGCATATCTCAGGAGGATCCTGCGGAAACTCTCTGGTTGAATTGGACGAAATCAGGAGCGTTGACAAAGAGGTTCCCAGCGCTAATGTTTTAGGACAATCTACACATGACAGTGCCTTTCTCCCTCCGCAGGAGCTAATATTACCCGACACGGACGCTAGCGAAACGTCTCTCAGCGAGCGGGACGGCGGCAACAGGCAGCATAGCGATTTGCACAAAGGGAGCGACGATTCCGCAGTCTCTGACGTCAAAGGCGTCGAGTGCCCCTCAGCTTTCCTGGTCAAGCCAATCTGGCAGAACCGAAACCCGGACCGGGGCGTCCCTCCGGAGACGGTGACCCAAGTGAAAAAGATCGAGCCGGGCGGAGCCGAGACGGAGAAGAGCAAGAGCGCTAAGAGGAAACTCACCGAGACGATATTCTGCCTGGTCTCCATCCCCATCCGCACGCCGTCGGTCGCGGACGACGCCGAGCCGGCCGACCGCGAGAAGCCGACGGACCTGGCGCAAGGCTCGGACGAGGACGGATCGGGCCACCTGCAAAACCAAAGTCTCCTAAGCACATCGTCCACGGACCTGGAGCTCCAGGCGCTCACCGGGGGCATGAAGAGCAACAGAGGCCCCAAAAAACACCCCGTCCTGGGGAAGGAggtccaccccctccaccccggcCATGACCTCAGCTCTGGGTCCTGGCCCGGCGATCAGTACAGGGATCAGGAGACCCAGACCTGCTCCCCTGAGGTCCCCCGGGCTCCCCCGCAGGGCCTCGCGGACCAGCAAGCACAAGACCAGCCTCGCTCGGCCTCAGACACCACCACCGACAGCGGGGTGGGCACCGACTGCAGCAACCGCTACGGGTACCCGATGAAAGGTCAGAAGAACCTGAACCAGTCCAGCAACAGCGCCTTCTCCAGGACCTCCAACTTCGCCTCCGGCCCGCTTCAGAAGAGCACAGCTcagtcgccgccgccgccgccgccgcccccacAACCACAACCCTCAGGAAACCGGGAGGAGCCGGACTGCCTTCCGGCCCAGAAAGGCCAGAACCAGAGCCGGGGCAAGCCGCCGTCCGCCGGTTCCGGTCCGGAAGCCTTTGGCCAGTTCCTGCTGAAACCTATCAGCCGCCGCCCGTGGGATGCCATCGAGGAGCTGGAGTCCTTCAACaaggagctgcagcagcagatcATCAAAGGGTCCAGTGTGGACCAGTGCATCGAGGACCTGGACGAGGCCTACAGGGACATCCTGGAGCTGGAAACAGTCAGCAATAACATCATCGAAACGGTGCAGATCCCTGAACGCCAAAAGGCTGACCCCGACCAAGTCCCCCCGGGCGAGCACCTGGGCAGGACGGACAAGGCCAGGCGCGCACTGGAAAGCTGGACGGCCACGGCGGACCCCACCTACAGGGAGGTGAAGAGCGCTTTCTCCAGGCCGGCTGGGAAGTCcgtcagcttcagcttcagcaagCCGCCAAAAAGAGAAGAGGCGCCGCCCCCCCCGGAGATTGGCTTCAGAGAGTACGCCTCCGTCTCCTCTCAGATCACGGAGAAGCCGGCAGGAGGATGTCGCTGTGGCAATGCCGCGAACACGGACGCGTTCGCCCCGAAGGAGTCCTGGAACGAGGACGAGGCGGACCGGCCCGAGCACGCCCCTGTGGAGGCGCCGTGGGCCGCCAGGCAGCCGATGCAGGACGCTTCCACGCTGACCAGCCCCCCCGACTACGAGGACGTGTGCCACGCCTTGCAGCTGACCCGGGAGCCGACGGTGGGCGTGAGCCGGGGCGTCACCGCTAAGCTCGGGAGCGCCGGCGCCAGCGCCGTGGCTCTTCCCCAGACCCCCTCGTTCAAGGTGGTCACGTTCGCCGCGCTCGGCACCCAGCAGGACGGCCCTCCTTCTCTGGCCGAGGCCCTGAGGGACGCAAAGAAGGAGAGGAACTCGCTGCCCAGGTTCAGGGGCGAGAGAAGCCTGAACGTGCTCTTGGTCAGAAACCAGAGGGACAGGTTCCGAGGTCGAGGGGCGTCCCGGTGCATCGTGGGAAAGGACGGAgacggcgcggcggcggcggcctcctgctccccctcctcctcctcctcctcctcctcctctgaggATGATTACCACAACAATGACCCCGACAAGCGTTTTGATTCCAGGAAGCAGCAGACGGTCGCAGAGAAGCAGCGGGAGGTCCTCTCGACGGACGAGAAGTCCGACGGCGGCGCGCCAGCAGAGGACCTGAGCAACCTCTGCGAGGTGAAGTGCGCCAAGGGCATCCCCGAGAATGAGTCCCTAGAGGACAGGGCAGCCAGGATTTTAGGAATCAACGTGCCAGCGGAGTCTCTAGGCAAGGTGGAGcagaagggaggaggagagcaaCTGCTGGAGTTCGAGATGGGAGGCACGGTGGAGCGCAGGCATATCTCGCTGATCGGGATGACGAAATTCGGCAGCACCGAAAGGATGCCGCACGTGTTGTGGCGGCGTCGCCACAAGGAAGCGGACATCGACATCAACGTGGCGCTGGACCCGCAGGACAAAGAGACGGGCGGGGCgacggggcggggagggggcggctcGGAGAACCACCTGGGGCCGGCCTCGGGGTTCCCGGAGTTCCCCGGCGAGAGGCTGAGGCTGTCGGTGGCCCTggacaggaggggggggcgtggccgcgGACGGGGCCCCTCCCGCGCCATCGAGGCCCTGCAGGACAGGCTGACCGCGCCCTCGTGCCGGGCGGCGGCGGAGAGGCTCGCCCGCATGCGGGAGGTGGACTCGGTGTCTCGGATGAGACGCCTCAGCGCCCGGAGCTCGGATTCGGGGGACGAGCCCGAGGacggcggggcggcggcggcggcggcggcggcctacGGCGCTCCCCGCTCGGCGgaccgc